GTAAATCCTGAAATTTTGATCGTTTTCATATTTTTTTTATTTGTTTCCCAAAACTATTTCAAAAAAGCCCCTTCAGACAGATCAAACCAGTTCTAATGGGCATAATTGATCTCGAATCAGGCTTTTCCTGAGTTAAAGATCCCCCTATATAAAAGCAATTTAACTGAAAAATATTTCAAGACTGAAAATGCCTGATTCAGCTACAATCCAGCCTGTTTAACCCGTTTATTAATTGAGCAGCGCCCGGTACACACTTATTTTTGATTAAAAAACACAATATGTCAGAACAACTAAAATATGACCGCCGCCGGTTCCTGAGTACTGCGGCCATCACGCTTGCCGCAGGCCCGCTCATTATGATCAGCAGTCCGGCCGAGGCGCAATCAGCAACCGAAAATGTAACTGCCCATAAGATCAGTGATTCATTTGATGATTTAAAACAAATTGATGCCGGCGTGCTGAATGTCAGCTACGCTGAAGCTGGTTCGGCCAACAGCACTGTCGTGATTCTTCTGCATGGCTGGCCCTATGATATTCATAGCTTTGCAGAGGTCACTCCTCTGCTCGTTGCCCAGGGTTACAGAGTAATTGTTCCTTATCTGCGGGGTCACGGCACAACCCGTTTTCTTGAAGCCGGGACATTTAGAAACGGCCAGCAGGCAGCAGTTGCCCGCGATATCATAGATTTTATGGATGCACTTCAGATTGACAAAGCTATTCTTGGCGGTTTTGACTGGGGAGCCCGAACCGCCTGTATTATTGCAGCACTCTGGCCTGAACGCTGCAAAGCAATGGTTGCTGTAAATGGGTATCTGATTAATAATCTTGAGCGTAACAAACTACCTTTATCTCCAAAAGCAGAATGGGGCTGGTGGTACCAGTACTACTTTGCTACCGAGCGCGGCCGCACTGGTTATGAGGCTAACCGAAATGATTTTGCAAAGCTGATCTGGAAAAATGTTTCTCCAAAATGGGATTTCAGTGATGCCGTTTTCCTTCG
This portion of the Pedobacter lusitanus genome encodes:
- a CDS encoding alpha/beta fold hydrolase, which translates into the protein MSEQLKYDRRRFLSTAAITLAAGPLIMISSPAEAQSATENVTAHKISDSFDDLKQIDAGVLNVSYAEAGSANSTVVILLHGWPYDIHSFAEVTPLLVAQGYRVIVPYLRGHGTTRFLEAGTFRNGQQAAVARDIIDFMDALQIDKAILGGFDWGARTACIIAALWPERCKAMVAVNGYLINNLERNKLPLSPKAEWGWWYQYYFATERGRTGYEANRNDFAKLIWKNVSPKWDFSDAVFLRTAAAFNNPDYISIVIHNYRWRLSLAEGDPQYDNIEKLLAQGPVISVPIVTLDGDADGVAPATDGTAYASKFSGKRIHRIIRGAGHNLPQEAPQAFAEAIIEADKLSR